In the Solanum pennellii chromosome 5, SPENNV200 genome, one interval contains:
- the LOC107019279 gene encoding uncharacterized protein LOC107019279, whose product MDLLKYIFQKPMRTGKLAKWQILLAKAVKAHALADHMTENPVDDDYRPLKTYFPDEQVAFVGEDISEEYDGWRMFFDGAKNLSGSGIRTILISPTGKRYPVSAKLRFLCTNNMAEYEACILGLRRAIDLDVQELLIIGDSDLLIHQVRGDWATKNQKLLPYLECLHRLCKRFVKTEFRHVPRVQNEFADALDTLSSMIRHPDHNYIDPIHIYIHEQPGYCFHVEEEPDGKTWYDAIRGYLKSGEYTEDATNVQKRTIRRLATQFFLSGETLYRRTPDLGLLRCVEAGEACRLVEEIHAGTCGSHMNGFTLAKKILRSGYYCLTMEIDCIRYVQKCRQCQNHADMIRVPPNELHVTSSPWPFAAWGMDVIGPIEPTTSNGHRFILVAIEYFTKWVEVTSHNSVKKKVVDDLVKNIIICRFGIPESIITDNVTNLNSDLMRSMCEKFKISHQNSTAYRPQMNGEKLPFALLGYRTTIRTSTKATPYFLLYGTEAVILAEVELPSLRIIQEANLSDADWIQGRAENLALIDGRLINAICHGQLYQNRMARAFNKKVKPRHLSPRQRVLKRIFPNQDKAKGKSHQTRKRVQAPTQKKLQYRSEYKKLQLEGTFPTRGMPKLPFALKQLLIPLEPASYKLQTSSNSDNNSDSCRTKPVKSINGSHKSTIQPGTSSPFGWA is encoded by the exons ATGGATCTTTTGAAGTATATCTTTCAAAAGCCCATGCGCACAGGTAAACTGGCAAAATGGCAGATATTGTTGGCAAAAGCAGTGAAAGCACATGCATTAGCAGACCACATGACAGAGAATCCAGTGGACGATGATTATAGGCCGTTGAAGACCTACTTCCCAGATGAACAGGTGGCCTTTGTCGGAGAGGACATTTCTGAAGAATATGATGGATGGAGAATGTTCTTTGATGGAGCTAAAAATCTGAGCGGGTCCGGCATCAGGACTATTTTGATCTCACCCACCGGGAAACGTTATCCGGTATCAGCAAAACTAAGATTCCTTTGCACAAATAATATGGCCGAATACGAAGCTTGCATACTAGGGCTCCGACGGGCGATTGACTTGGATGTCCAGGAACTGCTAATAATAGGGGATTCAGACCTATTGATCCATCAGGTTCGAGGTGATTGGGCAACGAAAAATCAAAAGTTGTTACCATATTTAGAGTGCTTGCATAGGCTATGTAAAAGGTTTGTCAAAACAGAATTCAGACATGTACCAAGGGTCCAAAATGAATTCGCAGACGCCTTAGACACTTTGTCTTCCATGATTCGACACCCTGATCACAATTACATCGATCCTATTCACATTTACATACATGAACAACCAGGTTATTGTTTCCATGTTGAGGAAGAGCCTGATGGAAAGACCTGGTACGATGCTATTAGAGGATATTTGAAGAGTGGCGAATACACAGAAGATGCAACAAATGTACAAAAGCGTACAATTCGAAGGTTAGCAACCCAATTCTTTTTAAGTGGAGAAACCCTCTATAGGAGAACTCCTGATTTGGGGCTGCTAAGATGCGTCGAAGCAGGAGAGGCTTGCAGGCTGGTCGAAGAGATACATGCAGGCACATGTGGCTCTCACATGAACGGTTTTACATTAGCAAAGAAGATTCTGAGATCAGGATATTATTGTCTAACTATGGAGATAGACTGCATTCGTTACGTCCAGAAATGTCGTCAATGTCAGAATCACGCAGATATGATTCGAGTACCCCCCAACGAACTCCATGTCACTAGTTCTCCTTGGCCATTCGCAGCATGGGGCATGGATGTCATTGGTCCAATCGAGCCAACAACATCCAACGGGCACAGATTCATTCTTGTCGCAATTGAatatttcaccaagtgggttGAGGTCACCTCCCACAACTCAGTGAAAAAGAAAGTTGTGGATGACTTagtaaaaaatatcattatttgtAGGTTCGGAATTCCTGAGTCAATCATCACCGACAATGTCACCAACCTAAACAGTGATCTAATGAGATCAATGTGTGAGAAGTTCAAGATCAGTCATCAAAACTCTACAGCATACAGGCCACAGATGAATGGG GAAAAGCTACCTTTCGCATTGCTGGGGTATCGTACCACAATCAGAACTTCCACCAAGGCCACACCTTACTTCTTATTATACGGCACTGAAGCTGTGATACTTGCCGAAGTAGAGCTACCTTCCCTAAGGATCATTCAAGAAGCAAATCTGAGTGATGCTGACTGGATACAAGGTCGGGCAGAGAATTTGGCATTAATAGATGGAAGATTAATTAACGCCATTTGTCATGGTCAACTTTATCAGAATAGAATGGccagagctttcaacaagaagGTTAAACCCAGACATTTATCACCTAGGCAACGAGTTTTGAAGCGGATTTTCCCAAATCAAGACAAAGCAAAGGGTAAATCTCACCAAACTCGCAAG AGAGTACAGGCACCTACGCAAAAAAAGCTCCAATATCGCTCTGAGTACAAAAAATTGCAACTCGAAGGCACGTTTCCAACAAGAGGAATGCCCAAGCTACCGTTCGCCCTCAAGCAACTGCT GATTCCACTCGAACCAGCAAGCTACAAGCTCCAAACCAGCAGCAACTCAGACAACAACTCCGACTCTTGTAGAACAAAGCCGGTAAAATCCATTAATGGCAGCCACAAATCAACAATACAACCAG GTACATCTAGCCcatttggatgggcttaa
- the LOC107019280 gene encoding octapeptide-repeat protein T2-like encodes MAAGSAVARLLYPCKRRRGEHGKTEGKGRRGRREGERGFRRGRGRREGERDGCWLWATGGTRRAIPAGGEKGRENKEGKRGRKRNNGEGKGKKETIGKKRERKREKEAAGQREGRKTAGRKREREKKRREREKKRGWRLELLLLAGKMERTQVKGKGRRRKAVGERRG; translated from the coding sequence ATGGCTGCTGGTTCGGCTGTTGCTCGCCTACTCTATCCCtgcaaaagaagaagaggagaacATGGGAAAACGGAGGGGAAGGGGAGAAGAGGAAGACGAGAGGGAGAGAGGGGGTTTAGGCGGGGAAGAGGAAGACGAGAGGGAGAGAGGGACGGCTGCTGGCTTTGGGCGACTGGTGGTACCCGTCGTGCTATCCCTGCAGGTGGAGAAAAAGGGAGGGAAAATAAAGAGGGGAAACGGGGGAGGAAGAGGAACAATGGAGAGGGAAAGGGGAAGAAGGAGACGATTGGGAAGAAGCGGGAGAGAAAGAGGGAGAAAGAGGCAGCTGGACAGAGGGAGGGGAGGAAGACGGCTGGTCGGAAAAGGGAGAGGGAGAAGAAGCGACGGGAGAGGGAGAAAAAGAGGGGGTGGCGGCTGGAGCTGCTGCTTCTCGCCGGAAAAATGGAGAGGACGCAGGTAAAGGGGAAGGGGAGAAGACGAAAGGCGGTTGGAGAGAGGAGAGGATGA